The window AGAAGGTTGTTGTTATAAACAAAGTATAGGGCCGGAAGAAGAAAGAACCAAATGCAAACCTGAACTTGCTTGTGCAGCTTCCGTAGAAGGTTGATCGTCCCTGGTGACTTTCGGACGATTTGGATGTATTTTGGCCGCCTCAAACACCTCATTAAATGTAGAATCTATAATGTGACTGAAGAACTCAACTTCTCTTAGGCACAGCAGGTTCTCAATGCCGTTAATGCCTCCACGGGGCACCCTACTGAAAGCCAATGTGAGCCTCTCAAGATTGGGTGAACCCCCATGGAAGCTCAGCTCCTGGAGATATTCCTGATTATCCACAACCAATTGCTTCAGTCGGGGAAAACTGTCCTCTTCAAAACATAAGGCACTCCCAGCATATCCCCTGAAGTATAGCTTGAGAGAAACAAGACTGGGGAGCTTCCCTAGAACCTCAAAGGAATCCTCCGCCAAGTGGTGAGTCTCTCGAAGCGACAGACTGGCCAAGTTGTTGAGCGATGATACCCAGTCAGGCAGCTTAGTTAGCCGTCCCCCCAAATGCAGGCTCTGCAGAAACAGAGGGGGGGCCTTTAGGCGTACTAAAAATTCCAGCTCCTCGCCTTTCTCTGAACCATCCAGGACCATTAGATAACGAAGAGAGTTGCTAAGCACATTCAAAGACTTGGCAAAGGGTTTCCAAAACTTTGCTTCATTCTTGTTGATTACACAAAGTCTGGTTAACTGCCGCAATTTTTCCAGTTCATGCATTGCACAGGAGCTTTTCTGTGTAGAGATGTCTACATGAGAGATTCTCTGGAGGGCAACCATATTCCCTAATCCAAGTGGTACCTTCGCTCCACGTTTCCCCCCAAAACGCTTGACACTTCGTGTCCTTGTGTAATATGCATAACGGCCTACAAGTAGATGCTTCAGATTCTGGAGCCGAGTGATACCTTTGGGAAACTCGACGACAGGAGTTTCCCTTACATCCAGTGTCACCAATTCTTTAAGTTTCCCTACTGCATTAGGTAGTTGGGATATGGTTGTCTTTCTAAGGCTGAGGTATCTCAGCAGAGACAGTTTGCAAATGTCCTTGAGATCCTTATCGCTTAACCATCCACATCCTTCAAGATCTAAAACCCTTAAAAGTGTCAACTCAGCAAATTTGATGGGTACAGGTTTCTCAATCCTGTCCAGAATTGTCAGTGAACGGGTATGGACTATGTTCTTACTGGAAAAGGTTATCTGCTCCTTGGCGACACCAGGATGGATGGAGAGCCTTCGTACCTTGTCATGGCCTGCTGTTGTGTTGTATTGACTGCTCCCTAGGAACGAGATGAAATTTTCCTTGACAGATTTAGCGGTGATAACTTCTAGCATTATGTCGTGGACTTTACAACTCTTAATCTTGCCACTACAGCCAATCTGTTCAGGGCTGACGATGTTTCTACTGACAAACTCATCCAAATAATTCTGAGCAATCTCTTCCAAACTGTGACCATACCTTCCAGAGATTAAGCCTTCGGCTGCCCACCGTCTAATCAGAGAGCCTCTTCTGACCTCAAAATCCTCAGGGAAAGCACACAGGTATAAGAAACATGCTTTCAGATGGTATGGCAGATCATTGTAGCTCAGAGCAAGTATCCGTCTCATTCCCTCTAAAGTGGGGTTTATCTCCAGTTCAGAACCCAGCCTATCACGTACTGTTTGCCACTCTGCCGATGTCTTGTTTTGCCTCCGAGCTAGCATTCGTCCTATGCTCACTATAGCTAGAGGTAGACCGTTGCACCTTGCCAAAATGGCATTGGAGACTTTCAGCAGGTCGTTCGGACATTTCCCTGACTCAAAGACCGTCTTGAAGAATAGCTTCTCTGAATCATCCATCTGTAACCGCTTCATTTCATAGACAGGATCATTGGGAGAGGTGCAGCAATTTTTTGCCACCTCGTGACTGCGTGTAGTAATTAATATGCTGCCCTCTTCACCATTATCATGAGGAAAAGCTACCTTTAGCTGATCCCATGCAGCTGCTTGCCAAACGTCATCCAGAACGATCAGGTACCTAAAAAAAGACCCACATTCTTATGAGTAGACTAGTAACAAGAATCGAGCAGGGACAGGGATTCCATGCTAGGACATGCATGTGGGAGTTGTGTACTGGCTTGTTACTTGATAGTTGATACTCCTACCTAGTTGCCTATAATCTCATCTCGTAATAAATTTGATAATAAATAAATCTGTTCATCCTATTTTTGCTTTATGTGTTCGCTTTACTGTTAAGGTCATAGATCTGTTGGTTCTGTGCCTAGCACACACACGTGGCACCCCTTCAAAAATTCATtttttttctactccctccattccaatgaATAAGGCTAGCACGCATTTCAAAATtaaactttgaccataaattggACCAACCAAATGTGAGTTATATGTGACAaaagttatattgttgaatttgttCGAAACTGCATGCATTATTGGCATAATTCTTGGTCAAAGTTCAATTTTGAACTACGTGTGTGCCTTATtcattggaatggagggagtatatataaTTAACACTAATTATCTAACAAGTTAATGCTATTTCAAAACTACTTGTTACACCACTGCCTCCAGATCTCGTCCTCAAAATGTGGCATGCTCGGTCAAGGCCTTGAGCTCAAGCATGCTCAACGCCACTACCAGCCTTGGCTGAGATGGGTAGGGCTGGTCGGCTGGACACGAGCAAAACCAAGCCAGTATTTGGCTCGCTATTGGCAAGCCAGCTCGGCTTGGCTCAGAAGCACCGGCGAGGCAACTAGAGGAGCTCGGATCAGAGTCGGCATAGGCTTGAGCCAACTCAGGCCAGCTCGCGAGCCTGGGGTGACATGACGCCATGTAGCCTTGGTGGGGCGACGTGGGAAGGAGAGAATAGGAAGATGGCTGAAGGATCCCGGATGCCGACGGCCTTAGTTGGGGAGGAAGCACCGgtgaatccccccccccccccccccccccctcttccaaATGTGTAAAAAATTGTACTACCATGCATTCTGGCCTAGTCCAAGACTCCGCACTTTCCCAGCCCGATGCATTGAGGGATGACAGCCTCTCACGGTCTCATTAGTCTCACGCTCGTTCAGTACGATTTAAGTATGATATAATGTGCTTGTCTCCTCTCCCAAATCAACAGAAGCTCTCGTTCTTTGCCGACTCGTTTCCATGGCGTTTAGGCCTCCCTAAATTCCCCTTCTCAGTTGATATTTGATAGCCCGATAAAATCGACGCATTCAGTCAAGAATCCG is drawn from Aegilops tauschii subsp. strangulata cultivar AL8/78 chromosome 1, Aet v6.0, whole genome shotgun sequence and contains these coding sequences:
- the LOC109754777 gene encoding disease resistance protein Pik-2, which produces METVVSASHGAVQILLGKLGNVLATKYALLSGVRGEIQELKDELESMTACLLELADGDDHNEQTRTWMKQVREVAFDVEDCMDRFCHHLSEHHGNRKGLLEYLHRMFNMVRTLRVRHTVATDIQGLKSRAQKVSERRRRYDLGESAGRSSKALDSSSYSHHDNLDRWLPAIHGDGSGLVGMDNMTHAVVRLLSEKRQAAAGPRVLSIVGFGGLGKTTLATTIYSTPKLGGIQCRAFIPVSQTYDFRSLLESVLKQLSTLADSDKDDDPLRNIKKWTISDLVDKIKQCLKRKRYLIVLDDVWQAAAWDQLKVAFPHDNGEEGSILITTRSHEVAKNCCTSPNDPVYEMKRLQMDDSEKLFFKTVFESGKCPNDLLKVSNAILARCNGLPLAIVSIGRMLARRQNKTSAEWQTVRDRLGSELEINPTLEGMRRILALSYNDLPYHLKACFLYLCAFPEDFEVRRGSLIRRWAAEGLISGRYGHSLEEIAQNYLDEFVSRNIVSPEQIGCSGKIKSCKVHDIMLEVITAKSVKENFISFLGSSQYNTTAGHDKVRRLSIHPGVAKEQITFSSKNIVHTRSLTILDRIEKPVPIKFAELTLLRVLDLEGCGWLSDKDLKDICKLSLLRYLSLRKTTISQLPNAVGKLKELVTLDVRETPVVEFPKGITRLQNLKHLLVGRYAYYTRTRSVKRFGGKRGAKVPLGLGNMVALQRISHVDISTQKSSCAMHELEKLRQLTRLCVINKNEAKFWKPFAKSLNVLSNSLRYLMVLDGSEKGEELEFLVRLKAPPLFLQSLHLGGRLTKLPDWVSSLNNLASLSLRETHHLAEDSFEVLGKLPSLVSLKLYFRGYAGSALCFEEDSFPRLKQLVVDNQEYLQELSFHGGSPNLERLTLAFSRVPRGGINGIENLLCLREVEFFSHIIDSTFNEVFEAAKIHPNRPKVTRDDQPSTEAAQASSGVGYSEQQSTNQQEVSSEGAHTKQLWTAGDSNKARDVFSDLRSSQLAFDCGSLIYLQIDRANYSSYSPGITAASADQPKRVLF